One genomic region from Ptychodera flava strain L36383 chromosome 5, AS_Pfla_20210202, whole genome shotgun sequence encodes:
- the LOC139133927 gene encoding serine/threonine-protein kinase MAK-like isoform X1, whose amino-acid sequence MNRYQFMKQLGDGTYGSVILGRSNETGEMVAIKKMKKKFYSWDECMNLREVKSLKKLNHANVVKLKEVIRENDLLYFVFEYMKENLYQMMKDRDRLLPESIIRNIIYQILQGLAFMHKHGFFHRDMKPENLLCSGPELVKIADFGLAREIRSRPPYTDYVSTRWYRAPEVLLRSTNYSSPIDIWALGCIMAELYTLRPLFPGSSEIDEIFKICSVLGTPKKEVWEEGYRLATAMNFKFPQCVAVNLKTLIPNASNEAITLMRDMLHWNPQKRPTAAQSLRYPYFQVGQNLGTKPQFQPSMQMGTQQNYQPAPPPPKQQHHNSYATKQKQYGGIFDDDVSTKQNTYSAKNRQQQQQQQQYQYQKTQQKKQEYSMFDDDDDDDEFGFSSQPVTKQPHPPAQPKQPSYLANKDNKKDYLNDISNQKTNPLPGIGNKAPMKENLNASHAAKSGRRRWGQPKVKDSFDDLMDDMDYHIDHKKAALPPVAKETKKEVKKKSLFDWDDDDDLFGSPPSNKKSGFALMNKPNSRIDSGRSSISSAKQHYLTQARYLPGMNSSKKDLKKDQDSSHGRGLGLYQQSKPSLGGMSYYRKNDIFGGIGGGYAIGGRRGVQPIGDDYSSAGGYVPSTFQTKKDSTTKLGGISDYSGWKNTRAAGGLYNPKGSPGLRAQPVHGRTDWAAKYGGHR is encoded by the exons ATGAATCGATACCAGTTCATGAAACAGCTTGGAGATGGTACCTATGGCAGTGTCATACTTGGAAGAAGTAATGAAACTGGGGAAATGGTCGCCATCAAAAA GATGAAAAAGAAGTTTTATTCCTGGGATGAGTGTATGAATTTGAGAGAAGTAAAA TCACTTAAGAAATTAAACCATGCCAATGTGGTGAAATTGAAAGAAGTTATACGTGAAAATGACCTGTTATATTTTGTCTTTGAGTATATGAAAGAGAACTTGTATCAAATGATGAAAGACAG aGATCGGTTACTACCCGAATCCATCATACGTAAtatcatttatcaaattttgcaagGTTTAGCATTTATGCACAAACATG GATTTTTCCATCGAGATATGAAACCAGAAAATTTACTATGTTCAGGACCAGAGCTGGTGAAAATAGCAGATTTTGGTTTAGCGAGGGAAATTCGTTCACGACCGCCGTACACAGATTATGTGTCAACAAGATG GTATCGTGCACCAGAAGTACTGCTACGGTCTACCAATTACAGTTCACCTATTGACATCTGGGCACTGGGTTGTATCATGGCAGAATTATACACACTTAGGCCATTGTTTCCCGGTAGtagtgaaattgatgaaatattcaaaatatgttcTGTACTTGGAACTCCTAAAAAG GAGGTTTGGGAGGAAGGCTACAGACTAGCAACTgcaatgaatttcaaatttccccAGTGTGTGGCTGTGAATTTAAAGACCCTTATTCCCAATGCCAGCAATGAAGCCATCACATTGATGAGGGACATGTTACATTGGAATCCACAGAAACGACCCACAGCGGCGCAG TCATTACGATACCCATACTTCCAAGTGGGTCAGAATCTTGGAACAAAACCGCAGTTTCAGCCATCCATGCAGATGGGAACACAGCAGAACTACCAACCGGCACCCCCGCCACCTAAACAACAACATCATAATTCATATGCAACCAAACAGAAACAATACGGTGGTATCTTTGATGACGATgtgtcaacaaaacaaaatacttaCTCTGCAAAGaacagacaacaacaacaacaacaacaacaatatcaatatcaGAAGACccaacaaaagaaacaagagtacTCTAtgtttgatgatgatgacgatgacgacgaaTTTGGATTTTCATCACAACCAGTCACAAAACAACCCCATCCTCCAGCTCAACCCAAACAACCTTCCTACTTAGCAAACAAGGACAACAAAAAAGACTATCTGAATGACATTTccaaccagaaaacaaacccGCTTCCGGGAATTGGAAACAAAGCACCCATGAAAGAAAACTTGAATGCATCTCATGCAGCAAAGAGTGGAAGGAGGCGATGGGGTCAACCCAAGGTCAAGGACAGTTTTGATGACTTGATGGATGATATGGATTACCATATTGATCACAAGAAAGCAGCTTTGCCTCCTGTTGCCAAGGAAACCAAGAAAGAAGTGAAGAAGAAGTCATTATTTGACTGGGATGACGATGATGACTTATTCGG GTCACCACCCAGCAATAAGAAGTCAGGGTTTGCACTGATGAATAAACCAAATTCCAGAATCGACTCAGGgagatcatcaatatcatcGGCCAAACAACACTATTTGACACAGGCTAGGTATTTACCAG GCATGAATTCAAGTAAAAAAGATTTGAAGAAAGACCAGGACTCATCTCATGGACGAGGTCTTGGATTGTACCAACAATCAAAACCATCTTTGGGTGGTATGTCATATTACAGAAAGAATGATATATTTG GTGGTATTGGTGGTGGTTATGCAATTGGTGGACGTAGAGGTGTTCAGCCAATAGGAGATGACTATTCATCAGCTGGTGGCTATGTTCCATCAACATTCCAAACCAAGAAAGACAGTACAACTAAACTAGGGGGTATATCTG ATTACAGTGGTTGGAAGAACACCAGAGCAGCTGGTGGTCTGTACAATCCTAAAGGATCACCGGGACTCAGAGCTCAACCAGTCCATGGTAGAACAGACTGGGCAGCCAA GTATGGTGGACATCGGTAA
- the LOC139133927 gene encoding serine/threonine-protein kinase MAK-like isoform X2, whose amino-acid sequence MNRYQFMKQLGDGTYGSVILGRSNETGEMVAIKKMKKKFYSWDECMNLREVKSLKKLNHANVVKLKEVIRENDLLYFVFEYMKENLYQMMKDRDRLLPESIIRNIIYQILQGLAFMHKHGFFHRDMKPENLLCSGPELVKIADFGLAREIRSRPPYTDYVSTRWYRAPEVLLRSTNYSSPIDIWALGCIMAELYTLRPLFPGSSEIDEIFKICSVLGTPKKEVWEEGYRLATAMNFKFPQCVAVNLKTLIPNASNEAITLMRDMLHWNPQKRPTAAQSLRYPYFQVGQNLGTKPQFQPSMQMGTQQNYQPAPPPPKQQHHNSYATKQKQYGGIFDDDVSTKQNTYSAKNRQQQQQQQQYQYQKTQQKKQEYSMFDDDDDDDEFGFSSQPVTKQPHPPAQPKQPSYLANKDNKKDYLNDISNQKTNPLPGIGNKAPMKENLNASHAAKSGRRRWGQPKVKDSFDDLMDDMDYHIDHKKAALPPVAKETKKEVKKKSLFDWDDDDDLFGSPPSNKKSGFALMNKPNSRIDSGRSSISSAKQHYLTQARYLPGMNSSKKDLKKDQDSSHGRGLGLYQQSKPSLGGGIGGGYAIGGRRGVQPIGDDYSSAGGYVPSTFQTKKDSTTKLGGISDYSGWKNTRAAGGLYNPKGSPGLRAQPVHGRTDWAAKYGGHR is encoded by the exons ATGAATCGATACCAGTTCATGAAACAGCTTGGAGATGGTACCTATGGCAGTGTCATACTTGGAAGAAGTAATGAAACTGGGGAAATGGTCGCCATCAAAAA GATGAAAAAGAAGTTTTATTCCTGGGATGAGTGTATGAATTTGAGAGAAGTAAAA TCACTTAAGAAATTAAACCATGCCAATGTGGTGAAATTGAAAGAAGTTATACGTGAAAATGACCTGTTATATTTTGTCTTTGAGTATATGAAAGAGAACTTGTATCAAATGATGAAAGACAG aGATCGGTTACTACCCGAATCCATCATACGTAAtatcatttatcaaattttgcaagGTTTAGCATTTATGCACAAACATG GATTTTTCCATCGAGATATGAAACCAGAAAATTTACTATGTTCAGGACCAGAGCTGGTGAAAATAGCAGATTTTGGTTTAGCGAGGGAAATTCGTTCACGACCGCCGTACACAGATTATGTGTCAACAAGATG GTATCGTGCACCAGAAGTACTGCTACGGTCTACCAATTACAGTTCACCTATTGACATCTGGGCACTGGGTTGTATCATGGCAGAATTATACACACTTAGGCCATTGTTTCCCGGTAGtagtgaaattgatgaaatattcaaaatatgttcTGTACTTGGAACTCCTAAAAAG GAGGTTTGGGAGGAAGGCTACAGACTAGCAACTgcaatgaatttcaaatttccccAGTGTGTGGCTGTGAATTTAAAGACCCTTATTCCCAATGCCAGCAATGAAGCCATCACATTGATGAGGGACATGTTACATTGGAATCCACAGAAACGACCCACAGCGGCGCAG TCATTACGATACCCATACTTCCAAGTGGGTCAGAATCTTGGAACAAAACCGCAGTTTCAGCCATCCATGCAGATGGGAACACAGCAGAACTACCAACCGGCACCCCCGCCACCTAAACAACAACATCATAATTCATATGCAACCAAACAGAAACAATACGGTGGTATCTTTGATGACGATgtgtcaacaaaacaaaatacttaCTCTGCAAAGaacagacaacaacaacaacaacaacaacaatatcaatatcaGAAGACccaacaaaagaaacaagagtacTCTAtgtttgatgatgatgacgatgacgacgaaTTTGGATTTTCATCACAACCAGTCACAAAACAACCCCATCCTCCAGCTCAACCCAAACAACCTTCCTACTTAGCAAACAAGGACAACAAAAAAGACTATCTGAATGACATTTccaaccagaaaacaaacccGCTTCCGGGAATTGGAAACAAAGCACCCATGAAAGAAAACTTGAATGCATCTCATGCAGCAAAGAGTGGAAGGAGGCGATGGGGTCAACCCAAGGTCAAGGACAGTTTTGATGACTTGATGGATGATATGGATTACCATATTGATCACAAGAAAGCAGCTTTGCCTCCTGTTGCCAAGGAAACCAAGAAAGAAGTGAAGAAGAAGTCATTATTTGACTGGGATGACGATGATGACTTATTCGG GTCACCACCCAGCAATAAGAAGTCAGGGTTTGCACTGATGAATAAACCAAATTCCAGAATCGACTCAGGgagatcatcaatatcatcGGCCAAACAACACTATTTGACACAGGCTAGGTATTTACCAG GCATGAATTCAAGTAAAAAAGATTTGAAGAAAGACCAGGACTCATCTCATGGACGAGGTCTTGGATTGTACCAACAATCAAAACCATCTTTGGGTG GTGGTATTGGTGGTGGTTATGCAATTGGTGGACGTAGAGGTGTTCAGCCAATAGGAGATGACTATTCATCAGCTGGTGGCTATGTTCCATCAACATTCCAAACCAAGAAAGACAGTACAACTAAACTAGGGGGTATATCTG ATTACAGTGGTTGGAAGAACACCAGAGCAGCTGGTGGTCTGTACAATCCTAAAGGATCACCGGGACTCAGAGCTCAACCAGTCCATGGTAGAACAGACTGGGCAGCCAA GTATGGTGGACATCGGTAA